A part of Vigna radiata var. radiata cultivar VC1973A chromosome 11, Vradiata_ver6, whole genome shotgun sequence genomic DNA contains:
- the LOC106776551 gene encoding uncharacterized protein LOC106776551, which yields MDRLARSARAWHWYWRPFSSFQTLTSRSLLLSTHPKSASSRFSSSDVSMSRVLPEDYSWLPVFFAAAFGSGLVGEAYADNATVDVQERAKKERERIEALIRSRGIRYGSYRSFSVAVKGQKVGTHCYPAI from the exons ATGGATCGTTTGGCTAGGTCAGCTCGAGCGTGGCATTGGTATTGGCgtcctttttcctcttttcaaaCCCTAACTTCTCGATCCTTACTTCTTTCTACCCATCCCA aATCTGCGTCTTCTCGGTTTTCCTCTTCCGATGTTTCGATGTCTAGAGTCTTGCCCGAGGATTATTCATGGCTTCCGGTCTTCTTTGCTGCTGCTTTTGGATCTGGATTGGTGGGAGAGGCTTATGCGGATAATGCTACTGTGGATGTCCAAGAAAGAGCCAAGAAGGAACGCGAGCGAATTGAGGCGTTGATTAGAAGTAGAGGAATTCGATACGGTTCTTATCGTTCATTCTCTGTTGCCGTTAAAGGCCAAAAGGTTGGTACACATTGTTATCCAGCAATTTGA
- the LOC106777355 gene encoding uncharacterized protein LOC106777355, whose amino-acid sequence MEGRVKVVEGKMEHLELAVNGLKAETVANCQESIAMHKDIQELIRVVEERHKQIEERSDGSQDSINHDGGNQCFGNEGERSDNLPNWRRRVELPIFEGTDPLNWINRAEKFFAIQKVAEAEKVELAHISVDGSVGYWFKFWMDKVSDRTWVSLKEALLIRFESRPCGGVFERMAAIKQTTTVEEYVKEFEALAGQTKEFSDNQLLGYFLAELREEIRCQMRPYDPRDLMTAMRIARNVEEALRGLGLLGWSGAKNPSLWGRSAGGGAVVARTEQSRSLVKTSPTESVGSVKRDSAMGNKPVKGGSYNGSDGRSRNTRNLPYPEYLKRREEGRCFRCGGPFSPGHRYPEKSLRVVLLAEDEEDEEEGMVPEIESPCKELSTFSAGGLTQPKTLKLQGKVGERAVLILVDSGASHNFVSLRLVEELKLEREDTPPYHVSLR is encoded by the coding sequence ATGGAGGGAAGAGTGAAAGTGGTTGAAGGGAAGATGGAACATTTGGAATTAGCGGTGAACGGGTTGAAGGCGGAGACTGTAGCGAATTGTCAAGAGTCGATAGCCATGCACAAGGACATCCAAGAATTGATACGGGTAGTTGAGGAGCGCCACAAGCAAATAGAGGAAAGATCTGATGGGAGTCAAGACTCTATAAATCATGATGGAGGAAACCAGTGTTTTGGTAATGAGGGAGAACGATCGGATAATTTGCCCAATTGGAGACGAAGGGTAGAATTGCCTATTTTTGAGGGAACTGACCCCTTGAATTGGATTAACAGGGCAGAGAAGTTTTTTGCAATTCAAAAGGTGGCAGAGGCGGAAAAGGTTGAACTGGCGCATATCAGTGTGGACGGAAGCGTCGGTTATTGGTTTAAGTTTTGGATGGATAAGGTGAGTGACCGTACCTGGGTGAGCCTCAAGGAGGCGTTGTTGATCCGTTTCGAGAGTCGTCCTTGTGGTGGAGTCTTTGAAAGAATGGCGGCGATCAAACAAACGACCACTGTGGAGGAGTATGTGAAGGAGTTTGAAGCGTTAGCCGGACAAACCAAGGAGTTTTCCGATAATCAACTGTTGGGTTATTTTTTGGCTGAACTCCGCGAGGAGATTAGGTGTCAGATGAGGCCCTATGATCCACGTGATCTGATGACGGCGATGAGGATCGCGCGTAACGTTGAGGAGGCGCTACGTGGATTGGGTTTGCTAGGATGGTCTGGGGCAAAGAACCCATCTTTATGGGGGCGATCGGCAGGAGGAGGAGCAGTTGTGGCTAGGACAGAGCAGTCGAGAAGTCTAGTGAAAACGTCACCAACCGAAAGCGTTGGGTCGGTAAAACGTGACAGCGCGATGGGAAACAAACCAGTGAAAGGAGGAAGTTACAACGGAAGTGATGGTCGGAGTCGAAACACGAGAAATCTGCCCTATCCTGAGTACCTGAAACGTAGAGAGGAAGGCAGATGTTTTCGTTGTGGGGGTCCCTTTAGCCCTGGGCATCGGTACCCTGAGAAGAGCCTGAGAGTGGTGTTATTGGCTGAAGATGAAGAGGACGAGGAAGAGGGAATGGTGCCGGAGATAGAATCGCCATGCAAGGAGTTGTCAACTTTCTCAGCCGGTGGGCTAACACAACCGAAGACCTTGAAGCTGCAAGGGAAGGTGGGGGAGAGAGCGGTGTTGATATTGGTGGACAGTGGCGCGAGCCACAATTTTGTTAGTCTAAGGTTGGTAGAGGAGTTGAAGTTAGAGAGGGAAGACACACCACCTTATCATGTCAGTTTACGGTGA